Proteins found in one Nocardia brasiliensis ATCC 700358 genomic segment:
- a CDS encoding respiratory nitrate reductase subunit gamma, protein MQKASRQMMSMLWITLPYSAFLSFVLGHVWRYRHDRFSWFGNREETDPGQRFGTTALRVGVGVLIAARVTELLVSGPHGHPDGPLYMALAVVEIGALVAAAVGAVLLFVPDIIGGSARPVLSPFDRITFPLMVTALLSWVAIKFDPNSTEGGYRTAETLFVWFRSLFSLHPQPDVMVHAPLIYQARGLILMVFIAIWPYTRLAGVMADPICRALLRIKAEPAPESPRALATG, encoded by the coding sequence ATGCAGAAGGCGAGTCGGCAGATGATGTCGATGCTGTGGATCACGCTTCCCTACAGTGCGTTTCTGTCGTTCGTCCTCGGCCACGTGTGGCGTTATCGGCACGATCGGTTCAGTTGGTTCGGCAATCGCGAAGAGACCGACCCCGGCCAGCGGTTCGGCACGACCGCGCTGCGCGTCGGCGTCGGTGTGCTGATCGCGGCGCGGGTGACCGAGTTGCTGGTCTCCGGGCCGCACGGTCATCCGGACGGCCCGCTCTACATGGCCCTCGCCGTCGTCGAGATCGGCGCGCTGGTCGCCGCCGCGGTCGGCGCGGTATTGCTGTTCGTCCCCGACATCATCGGTGGGTCGGCCCGGCCGGTGCTCAGCCCGTTCGACCGCATCACCTTCCCGCTGATGGTGACCGCGCTGCTGTCCTGGGTGGCGATCAAGTTCGACCCGAACTCCACCGAAGGCGGATATCGCACCGCCGAAACGCTTTTCGTCTGGTTCCGGTCGCTGTTCAGTCTCCATCCGCAACCCGACGTCATGGTGCACGCGCCGCTCATCTATCAGGCCCGGGGCTTGATCCTGATGGTGTTCATCGCGATCTGGCCCTACACCCGGCTGGCCGGTGTGATGGCGGATCCGATCTGCCGCGCGCTGCTGCGGATCAAGGCCGAACCCGCGCCGGAATCGCCGCGGGCGCTCGCCACCGGGTAG
- a CDS encoding purine-cytosine permease family protein, whose amino-acid sequence MAQDERIDATGPIERRTIEVIPDAERHGTPRSQFTLWFGANMQITAIVDGALAVVFGADALWAILGLLIGNILGGIVMALHSAQGPRLGLPQMISSRAQFGVFGAVLPLLLVVVMYLGFAATGTVLAGQAVNKILRIEDATVGILVFGALTAVVAVTGYRLIHVVGRIATVVGIVGFGYLAVRLAAEYDVRALLGAEPFDAATFVLAISLGAGWQLTFGPYVADYSRYLPRSTSDRTTFWATFAGSVLGSQWSMTFGAIVAAAAGKAFLGNQVGFLGELAGPFVLGLLIYLVIVVGKLTVNCLNAYGGFMCILTSVTAFTGQSRATPIARAAYIVGFTVVSMLIAIAASADFLNNFKNFVLTLLMVFTPWSAINLIDYYLISRERIDIPALYDPDGRYGRWNATALACYALGILAQIPFLAQQLYTGPLTEKLGGADISWIVGIVCTAAIYYPLARRTSNPPDQMIYPPGTTDR is encoded by the coding sequence ATGGCGCAGGACGAGCGCATCGACGCGACGGGACCGATCGAGCGTCGCACCATCGAGGTGATTCCCGACGCCGAACGGCACGGCACGCCGCGCAGCCAGTTCACCCTCTGGTTCGGGGCGAACATGCAGATCACCGCGATCGTCGACGGTGCGCTGGCGGTGGTGTTCGGGGCCGACGCGCTGTGGGCGATCCTCGGCCTGCTGATCGGCAACATCCTCGGCGGCATCGTGATGGCACTGCATTCGGCGCAGGGACCGCGCCTGGGGTTGCCGCAGATGATCTCCAGCCGAGCACAATTCGGGGTGTTCGGCGCCGTGCTGCCGCTGCTGCTCGTCGTCGTCATGTATCTCGGGTTCGCTGCGACCGGCACGGTGCTCGCCGGTCAGGCGGTGAACAAGATCCTGCGCATCGAGGACGCGACGGTCGGGATTCTCGTGTTCGGCGCGCTCACCGCCGTGGTCGCGGTGACCGGGTACCGGCTCATCCACGTGGTCGGCCGGATTGCCACGGTGGTCGGCATCGTGGGCTTCGGCTATCTCGCGGTCCGGCTCGCCGCCGAATACGACGTGCGCGCGCTGCTCGGGGCAGAGCCGTTCGATGCGGCCACCTTCGTGCTGGCCATCTCGCTCGGCGCGGGCTGGCAGCTCACCTTCGGGCCGTACGTGGCCGACTATTCGCGTTACCTGCCCCGCTCGACCAGCGATCGCACCACCTTCTGGGCGACCTTCGCGGGGAGTGTGCTGGGCTCGCAGTGGTCGATGACGTTCGGCGCGATCGTCGCGGCGGCGGCGGGAAAAGCCTTCCTGGGCAACCAGGTCGGCTTCCTCGGTGAGCTGGCGGGGCCGTTCGTGCTCGGCTTGCTGATCTATCTGGTGATCGTCGTCGGCAAGCTGACCGTCAACTGTCTCAACGCCTACGGCGGCTTCATGTGCATCCTGACCTCGGTGACCGCGTTCACCGGGCAATCGCGCGCCACGCCGATCGCCCGTGCCGCCTACATCGTCGGTTTCACGGTGGTGTCGATGTTGATCGCGATCGCGGCCAGCGCCGACTTCCTGAACAATTTCAAGAACTTCGTGCTCACGCTGCTCATGGTGTTCACGCCGTGGAGTGCGATCAACCTGATCGACTACTACCTGATCTCCCGCGAGCGGATCGACATTCCGGCCCTCTATGACCCGGACGGTCGCTACGGTCGCTGGAACGCCACCGCGCTGGCCTGTTACGCCCTCGGCATTCTCGCGCAGATCCCGTTCCTGGCTCAGCAGCTCTACACCGGCCCGCTCACCGAAAAGCTCGGCGGAGCGGATATTTCCTGGATCGTCGGCATCGTCTGCACCGCCGCGATCTACTACCCCCTGGCCCGCCGCACCAGCAACCCACCGGACCAGATGATCTACCCGCCGGGCACCACCGATCGCTGA
- a CDS encoding putative bifunctional diguanylate cyclase/phosphodiesterase, whose protein sequence is MAWDAGRGSDPGGLHAELAEQWAAALGGGPRDHVVPMSSAESRLLLTTLAEEFAIAAETGTPAEQVAELGARLAESHFVGDEVLGRTLAVLNTYLTEASDVPAGRVAELVGAFATGYLRAFRAWLLAEQESVRTAEIAARRMVEQQLRSSEARLRAVFSQAGIGTGLSDMTGRIIEVNNAFANMLGYRPEEMCRLTVTDLTHPDDGPDMWQKYAGVLAGKYDNVQLEKAYRHRDGGTVWTHINVSLIRDEQGQPQYTLVLVEDVSERRALRERLQYRAHHDQLTGLPNRSRFFDALTAAFADCTRVGLCYVDLDHFKTVNDTYGHAVGDELLAQAAARLSACTTRADQLVARMGGDEFVVLVPHSSGVEEMAAVARTVLHALSQPFYVHEHHLAITASIGVMEERADRSSTGDFLQAADTSMYWAKAAGRARYAIFDADRGRREHTSAELSAAMPSAIRHGEFFLDYQPIVSLADGQTVAVEALVRWRHPDLGVLSPARFVDLAEDNGHIGALGAVVLERACLDSREWHTRHPHTPTISVNVSAAEVADPAWLDHVQQVIAETGIEAGLLQLELTERAFMQTTGRPLRALHTLAESGVRIAIDDFGTGYSNLAYLGQLPLHVVKLAGPFVQRIRTPDTASPTDLLLLETIIDLTHALGFTVTAECVETRHQADQLRALGCDTAQGWHFHYPMPADQVTTLLGSTADPNADLGRRKPLGDK, encoded by the coding sequence ATGGCGTGGGATGCCGGGAGGGGTTCAGATCCTGGCGGACTGCACGCCGAACTGGCCGAGCAATGGGCGGCCGCGCTCGGTGGCGGACCGCGCGATCATGTCGTGCCCATGAGTTCGGCCGAATCCCGGTTGCTGCTCACCACGCTGGCCGAGGAATTCGCGATCGCCGCCGAGACCGGCACGCCCGCCGAACAGGTCGCGGAACTGGGCGCCCGGCTGGCGGAATCGCACTTCGTCGGCGACGAGGTGCTCGGCCGCACTCTGGCCGTGCTGAACACCTACCTCACCGAGGCCAGCGACGTCCCCGCCGGGCGCGTGGCCGAACTGGTCGGCGCGTTCGCGACCGGCTACCTGCGCGCGTTCCGCGCCTGGCTGCTCGCCGAACAGGAGAGCGTGCGCACCGCCGAGATCGCCGCCCGCCGGATGGTCGAGCAGCAGTTGCGCTCCAGCGAAGCCCGGCTGCGAGCGGTGTTCTCCCAGGCCGGCATCGGCACCGGTCTCTCCGATATGACCGGGCGCATCATCGAGGTCAACAACGCCTTCGCGAACATGCTCGGCTACCGGCCCGAAGAGATGTGCCGGCTTACGGTGACCGATCTGACGCACCCCGACGACGGCCCCGACATGTGGCAGAAGTACGCCGGGGTGCTCGCGGGCAAATACGACAACGTGCAGTTGGAGAAGGCGTACCGGCACCGGGACGGCGGCACGGTGTGGACCCACATCAACGTCTCGCTCATCCGGGACGAGCAGGGACAACCGCAGTACACGCTGGTGCTGGTGGAGGACGTGTCCGAGCGGCGGGCGCTGCGCGAACGGCTGCAGTATCGCGCGCACCACGATCAGCTGACCGGCCTGCCGAACCGATCGCGCTTCTTCGACGCGCTCACCGCCGCGTTCGCCGACTGCACCAGGGTCGGGCTCTGCTACGTCGATCTGGACCATTTCAAGACCGTCAACGACACCTACGGGCACGCGGTCGGCGACGAGTTGCTCGCCCAGGCCGCCGCCCGGCTCAGTGCCTGCACCACGCGCGCCGATCAGCTCGTGGCCCGGATGGGCGGTGACGAGTTCGTGGTGCTCGTCCCGCATTCCAGCGGCGTCGAGGAGATGGCCGCGGTGGCACGCACGGTATTGCACGCGCTGTCCCAGCCGTTCTATGTGCACGAGCACCACCTCGCGATCACCGCGAGCATCGGCGTGATGGAGGAGCGCGCGGACCGCTCGTCCACCGGTGATTTCCTGCAGGCCGCCGACACCAGCATGTATTGGGCCAAGGCCGCGGGCCGCGCCCGCTACGCGATCTTCGACGCCGATCGCGGCCGCCGCGAACACACCAGTGCCGAACTGTCCGCGGCGATGCCCTCGGCCATCCGGCACGGCGAGTTCTTCCTCGACTATCAGCCGATCGTCTCGCTCGCGGACGGGCAGACCGTCGCCGTCGAGGCGCTGGTGCGCTGGCGCCACCCCGATCTCGGCGTGCTCAGCCCGGCCCGGTTCGTCGACCTGGCCGAGGACAACGGCCATATCGGCGCGCTGGGCGCGGTGGTGCTCGAACGCGCCTGCCTGGACAGCCGGGAATGGCATACGCGCCACCCGCACACCCCGACCATCAGCGTGAACGTCTCGGCGGCCGAGGTGGCCGATCCGGCCTGGCTCGATCACGTGCAGCAGGTGATCGCGGAAACCGGTATCGAGGCGGGCCTGCTGCAACTGGAGCTGACCGAGCGCGCGTTCATGCAGACCACCGGCCGGCCACTGCGGGCATTGCACACACTGGCCGAGTCCGGTGTGCGGATCGCCATCGACGATTTCGGCACCGGCTACTCGAATCTCGCCTACCTCGGGCAACTTCCGCTGCACGTGGTGAAGCTCGCGGGCCCGTTCGTCCAGCGCATCCGCACCCCGGACACCGCGAGCCCGACCGACCTGTTGCTGCTCGAGACGATCATCGATCTCACGCACGCCCTCGGCTTCACCGTGACCGCCGAATGCGTCGAAACCCGCCACCAGGCCGACCAACTCCGCGCCCTGGGCTGCGACACCGCCCAGGGCTGGCACTTCCACTACCCGATGCCCGCCGACCAGGTCACGACCTTGCTCGGCAGCACGGCCGACCCGAACGCCGACCTGGGCAGACGAAAACCTCTCGGCGACAAATGA
- a CDS encoding SAM-dependent methyltransferase has translation MTRPSWAPEGIDLDRPSASRVYDYFVGGMHNFEIDRTLARQIEAFTPNVAETMRANRDLLRRCVRFLIDEGITQFLDIGSGIPTVGNVHEVAQGRNPSARVVYVDIDPVAVAHSRAILDGNPAAAVVRADIGDPEAILADPAVAELIDFEQPVAVLALGVLHFVADDADPTGCVARLRDAVVPGSYLAITHATADGQPEEVLEAQKLSGRTSTEIVLRSRPEIAEFFVGWDLLDPGLVHLPLWRPENATDIGEFPERSGAYGGVARKS, from the coding sequence ATGACCAGACCGAGTTGGGCGCCCGAGGGAATCGATCTGGATCGGCCCAGCGCCTCCAGGGTGTACGACTACTTCGTCGGCGGCATGCACAACTTCGAGATCGACCGGACCCTGGCCAGGCAGATCGAGGCGTTCACCCCCAACGTGGCCGAAACCATGCGGGCCAACCGCGATTTGCTGCGCCGATGCGTACGGTTCCTGATCGATGAGGGCATCACCCAGTTCCTCGACATCGGCTCCGGCATCCCGACCGTCGGCAACGTGCACGAGGTCGCGCAGGGCCGAAACCCTTCAGCGCGAGTCGTTTACGTGGACATCGACCCGGTCGCCGTGGCGCACAGCCGGGCCATTCTGGACGGCAATCCCGCCGCGGCGGTGGTGCGCGCGGATATCGGCGACCCCGAAGCCATCCTGGCCGATCCGGCCGTGGCGGAACTGATCGATTTCGAACAGCCGGTGGCGGTGCTCGCGCTCGGCGTGCTGCATTTCGTCGCCGACGACGCCGACCCGACGGGCTGCGTGGCCCGGCTGCGCGACGCGGTCGTGCCCGGCAGTTACCTGGCCATCACCCACGCCACCGCCGACGGACAGCCCGAGGAGGTGCTCGAGGCGCAGAAACTGTCCGGGCGCACCTCGACCGAGATCGTGCTGCGCAGCCGGCCGGAGATCGCCGAGTTCTTCGTGGGCTGGGACCTGCTCGATCCGGGACTCGTGCACCTGCCGCTATGGCGGCCGGAGAACGCTACGGATATCGGCGAGTTCCCGGAGCGCTCCGGGGCTTACGGCGGCGTCGCCCGCAAATCCTGA